One genomic region from Prionailurus bengalensis isolate Pbe53 chromosome C1, Fcat_Pben_1.1_paternal_pri, whole genome shotgun sequence encodes:
- the LOC122481242 gene encoding LOW QUALITY PROTEIN: PEST proteolytic signal-containing nuclear protein-like (The sequence of the model RefSeq protein was modified relative to this genomic sequence to represent the inferred CDS: substituted 1 base at 1 genomic stop codon), with protein MADRKAGEEKPEKPQXAGAAGGPEEEAEKPVKTKTVSSSNGGESSSRSAEKRSAEEEAADLPTKPTKISKFGFAIGSQTTKKASAISIKLGSSKPKETVPTLAPKTLSVAAAFNEDEDSEPEEMPPEAKMRMKNIGRDTPTSAGPNSFNKGKHGFSDNQKLWERNIKSHLGNVHDQDN; from the coding sequence ATGGCAGACAGGAAGGCGGGAGAGGAGAAGCCTGAGAAGCCGCAATGAGCTGGAGCCGCCGGAGGACctgaagaagaagcagaaaaacctGTGAAAACTAAGACTGTTTCTTCCAGTAATGGAGGGGAAAGTTCCAGTCGCAGCGCTGAGAAGCGATCAGCTGAAGAAGAAGCTGCAGACCTCCCAACAAAGCCTACAAAGATCTCCAAGTTTGGATTTGCCATAGGTAGTCAGACGACAAAGAAAGCCTCAGCCATATCCATCAAACTTGGATCAAGTAAGCCTAAAGAAACTGTTCCAACTCTTGCTCCAAAAACTCTTTCAGTAGCAGCAGCTTTTAATGAAGATGAAGATAGTGAACCAGAGGAAATGCCTCCAGAAGCAAAGATGAGGATGAAGAATATTGGAAGGGATACACCAACATCAGCAGGACCAAACTCCTTCAATAAAGGAAAGCATGGTTTTTCTGATAACCAGAAGCTATGGGAGCGAAATATAAAATCTCATCTTGGAAATGTCCATGACCAAGACAACTAA